The following coding sequences lie in one Miscanthus floridulus cultivar M001 chromosome 9, ASM1932011v1, whole genome shotgun sequence genomic window:
- the LOC136480281 gene encoding predicted GPI-anchored protein 58, whose translation MHTRTPAPAPLSPPAPAPCCPGPRRASPAAVAATAPAHAAPRAASPEEEEKERRKKEEEKEEEEEEGRRKEKEALALPPPPPAPMPSPPPPVPAPSPALL comes from the coding sequence ATGCACACACGcacgcccgcgccagcgccgctgTCGCCGCCCGCGCCAGCGCCATGCTGCCCCGGCCCGCGCCGCGCCagccccgccgccgtcgccgccaccgcccccgcccacgccgccccccgcgccgcgtcgccggaggaggaggagaaagagaggaggaagaaggaggaagagaaggaggaggaggaggaagaaggaaggaggaaggagaaggaggcGCTAGCCctgccgccgcccccgcccgcgcCCATGCCGTCGCCGCCCCCGCCCGTGCCCGCGCCGTCCCCGGCGCTTCTCTAG